From a single Bryobacter aggregatus MPL3 genomic region:
- a CDS encoding UPF0182 family protein — protein sequence MPRPDVIEMNPPRPPGFPGFGWGGWVILILILVASARSIASAWIDYAWWRELGQTETWGQTILYGWLPNLAAGLLVFPIFWILYLRARSRFQTGSDIWKLGAGLIASLVFGAVLIDNWTVARFYGATASANDAWRDPVFSHPIGFYFFQLPFYEMLLRYLQGILIVGFVIYWLTSRFDSLRERFSQMDPQEGIDLSGLNLGDVLRGPSVRVVIALFFLLLAARTWLGRYDVLFSDHGFLVGADYVDIRVVLPLVWTLVGACVIGALLVLARRLGMAVLLVLVVYAAGAVLPKIVNALSVRPNEISLQKPYIEQHIDATRSAFGLGSQLTERDFPARIGGSFEPAKHQALLNNVRLWDWQAFHDTITQIQALRPYYVFADTDVDRYPGPDGELNQVLLSPRELDVRQLPDAQSRWINPHFIYTHGYGMVMADANGITPDGLPELLIKDAPLVAVASAPKVTRPELYYGEATHEPVFVRTAQPEFNYPSGTENVHSKYQGQGGIPIDGLLMRFAASVAEGDWNILLTDYLTADSRMLIRRNVIKRVDTLASFVSWDEDPYLVVSQDGRLIWMIDGYTAHSMHPYSRSVNTPYGRLNYMRNSVKATVDAYDGSVHLYAWDEKDPVLAAYRQLFPKLFQPAGTLPADLRAHARYPETFFRVQAEMYRTYHMKDPEAFYNREDPWDFAQTAEGIDGRPEQVRPTYVMATLPGEAKPEFILLTTFTPRNKQNLIGLMAARCDGTRLGEIEVLRLSKQELIFGPMQIAARINQDQNISKDLSLWNQQGSKVIKGQMLVLPMDDQFLYVEPIYIKATNAPMPEMKKVAVGLGSVIGYGDTYAEALAQLGGRGTPSAPSSSPAAAPVTTNNPPAGSDPRLEKVRSRMRRYRELMGQGKFVDAARELEALEGEMK from the coding sequence ATGCCACGCCCCGATGTCATTGAAATGAACCCACCGCGACCTCCTGGATTCCCAGGTTTTGGATGGGGTGGTTGGGTGATCCTGATCCTGATTCTTGTAGCCAGTGCCCGTTCGATTGCCAGTGCCTGGATTGACTATGCCTGGTGGCGCGAACTGGGCCAGACGGAGACCTGGGGGCAGACCATCCTCTACGGCTGGTTGCCGAATCTCGCCGCCGGTCTGCTGGTCTTCCCGATTTTCTGGATTCTCTATCTGCGGGCGCGCTCACGCTTCCAGACTGGAAGCGACATCTGGAAACTGGGCGCCGGGCTCATTGCTTCGCTGGTCTTTGGTGCGGTGTTGATCGATAACTGGACTGTCGCCCGCTTTTACGGAGCAACGGCCTCGGCGAACGATGCCTGGCGGGATCCGGTCTTCTCCCACCCGATTGGCTTTTACTTCTTTCAGCTTCCCTTCTACGAGATGTTGCTTCGCTATCTCCAGGGAATTCTGATTGTCGGCTTTGTGATCTATTGGCTCACTAGCCGCTTCGATAGTCTGCGGGAGCGCTTCTCTCAAATGGATCCGCAAGAAGGGATCGATCTGAGTGGTCTCAATTTGGGCGATGTCCTGCGCGGCCCATCCGTACGGGTCGTGATCGCGCTGTTTTTCCTGTTGTTGGCCGCCCGGACCTGGCTCGGCCGTTATGATGTGTTGTTCTCCGACCACGGCTTTCTTGTGGGAGCGGATTATGTTGACATCCGGGTTGTGCTTCCGCTGGTCTGGACCCTGGTGGGTGCGTGTGTGATCGGCGCATTGCTGGTGCTGGCTCGCCGCCTGGGGATGGCCGTTCTTCTGGTGCTGGTTGTCTATGCGGCTGGAGCCGTGTTGCCCAAGATCGTGAATGCGCTCAGCGTGCGTCCGAACGAGATTTCCTTGCAAAAACCTTATATCGAGCAGCATATTGATGCGACCCGTTCTGCTTTTGGGCTCGGTTCCCAACTGACGGAGCGCGACTTCCCGGCTCGCATTGGCGGCAGTTTCGAGCCTGCCAAGCACCAGGCGCTGCTCAATAATGTTCGTCTGTGGGATTGGCAGGCCTTTCATGACACGATCACCCAGATCCAGGCGTTGCGGCCCTATTATGTTTTTGCGGACACCGATGTGGATCGCTATCCGGGGCCGGATGGAGAGTTGAACCAGGTTCTTCTCAGCCCGCGCGAATTGGATGTTCGCCAGCTTCCCGATGCCCAGAGCCGCTGGATCAATCCTCATTTCATCTACACGCATGGCTATGGCATGGTCATGGCAGACGCCAATGGCATCACTCCCGATGGGCTGCCGGAGCTTCTGATCAAGGATGCGCCGTTGGTGGCCGTTGCGTCCGCTCCCAAGGTGACGCGCCCTGAGTTGTACTATGGCGAGGCGACGCATGAGCCGGTCTTTGTCCGTACGGCGCAGCCCGAGTTCAACTACCCCTCTGGCACCGAGAACGTTCACAGTAAGTACCAGGGGCAGGGCGGGATTCCGATTGATGGACTGCTGATGCGCTTTGCCGCTTCTGTGGCGGAGGGGGATTGGAACATCCTGCTGACGGACTATCTCACTGCGGATTCCCGGATGCTGATTCGGCGCAATGTGATCAAGCGGGTGGATACGCTTGCTTCTTTTGTCTCCTGGGATGAAGACCCGTATCTGGTGGTGAGCCAGGATGGGCGGTTGATCTGGATGATCGATGGCTACACCGCGCACTCGATGCACCCTTACTCGAGAAGTGTAAACACTCCATATGGCCGCTTGAACTACATGCGTAACAGCGTCAAGGCTACCGTCGATGCCTATGACGGTTCCGTCCACCTCTATGCCTGGGACGAGAAAGATCCTGTTCTGGCCGCATACCGGCAGCTCTTCCCGAAGCTCTTCCAGCCGGCAGGCACTTTACCTGCCGATCTGCGTGCCCATGCTCGCTATCCGGAGACTTTCTTCCGGGTCCAGGCCGAGATGTACCGTACTTATCACATGAAAGATCCGGAGGCTTTCTACAATCGCGAAGATCCCTGGGATTTTGCGCAAACGGCGGAAGGGATTGATGGACGTCCGGAACAGGTGCGCCCCACTTATGTGATGGCTACTCTTCCCGGGGAAGCCAAGCCGGAATTTATTCTGCTCACCACCTTCACGCCCCGCAACAAACAGAATCTGATTGGCTTGATGGCGGCCCGCTGCGATGGCACCCGTCTCGGGGAGATCGAAGTCCTGCGGCTCTCGAAGCAGGAACTGATCTTTGGTCCGATGCAGATTGCCGCCCGTATCAATCAAGACCAGAACATCTCAAAGGACCTGTCGCTTTGGAACCAGCAGGGGAGCAAGGTGATCAAGGGGCAAATGCTGGTGCTTCCCATGGACGACCAGTTTCTCTATGTGGAGCCGATCTATATCAAGGCGACCAATGCGCCCATGCCTGAGATGAAGAAGGTTGCCGTCGGGCTGGGAAGTGTCATTGGTTATGGAGACACTTATGCGGAGGCTCTCGCGCAGTTGGGCGGGCGGGGGACACCGTCTGCTCCCAGCAGCAGCCCTGCTGCCGCGCCGGTGACAACGAACAACCCACCGGCTGGCAGCGATCCCCGGCTGGAGAAGGTACGCTCCCGGATGCGTCGCTACCGGGAACTGATGGGACAAGGTAAATTCGTCGATGCGGCTCGAGAGCTCGAAGCTCTCGAAGGTGAGATGAAGTAG
- a CDS encoding alpha/beta fold hydrolase — protein sequence MLRRLFLLLFFGVLCAVAYFSYRYQSTNLETTELNQEERQKLKAPGLYLRTQSGVTHYEIAGPETAQTVVLVHGFSVPYYLWDGTFEALVQAGYRVLRYDLYGRGESDRPFADYNGALFVRQLAELLARLQISSKVDLIGASMGGPILADYAVQHPDRVNSLTLIGPGYSHGGRLPWQLRTPVIGEYLFATQITPNLPRAQLSDFVDPGKFPDWSERYKAQMRYRGFRRALLSTLRHYATADWVQSYTAVGKMKIPVFLIWGKADRDVPFRYRVELRKEMPQAEFLALEKSAHVPFLEEPEITRPAMIRFLAAHPNRPL from the coding sequence ATGTTGCGGCGTCTCTTTCTGCTGCTCTTTTTCGGGGTGCTCTGCGCGGTTGCTTATTTCAGCTATCGCTACCAGAGTACGAACCTCGAAACGACCGAATTGAATCAGGAAGAGCGCCAGAAGCTGAAGGCGCCGGGCCTGTACCTCCGGACCCAGTCCGGCGTCACGCATTACGAGATTGCCGGGCCAGAGACGGCGCAGACTGTCGTGCTGGTGCATGGCTTCTCGGTGCCCTATTACCTCTGGGATGGCACCTTTGAGGCCCTGGTGCAGGCGGGCTATCGCGTGCTTCGCTACGATCTCTATGGCCGTGGGGAGTCGGACCGGCCCTTTGCCGACTACAACGGCGCCCTTTTTGTGCGGCAGCTCGCGGAACTTCTTGCGAGGTTGCAGATTTCATCGAAGGTCGATCTGATTGGCGCCTCGATGGGCGGCCCAATCCTTGCGGACTATGCCGTGCAGCACCCGGACCGGGTGAACAGCCTGACGCTGATCGGACCCGGCTATTCGCATGGCGGCCGCCTGCCCTGGCAACTGCGGACTCCGGTGATTGGGGAGTATCTTTTTGCAACGCAGATCACGCCGAATTTGCCGCGCGCGCAACTGTCTGACTTTGTCGATCCTGGCAAGTTTCCCGACTGGAGCGAGCGCTACAAAGCGCAAATGCGCTATCGCGGCTTCCGTCGCGCCTTGCTCTCCACGCTGCGGCATTACGCAACCGCCGATTGGGTGCAGAGCTACACCGCAGTGGGCAAGATGAAGATTCCGGTCTTCCTCATTTGGGGGAAGGCTGATCGCGATGTCCCTTTCCGCTATCGCGTGGAACTGCGCAAGGAGATGCCGCAAGCGGAGTTTCTCGCACTGGAGAAGTCCGCTCATGTCCCCTTTCTCGAAGAGCCGGAGATCACCAGGCCGGCGATGATTCGCTTTCTCGCCGCACACCCCAACCGCCCGCTATAA
- the glmM gene encoding phosphoglucosamine mutase, which yields MREHKLKVGVSGVRGVVGEFLTPLLAADFAQAFGTYVGHGRVVVGRDTRFTGPMIEHAVVCGLLAAGCEVVRVGVQTTPTIQIYVAETGAVGGIGITASHNPAEWNALKLFNGDGLFFNHYERTELLDLFHQSDFTEATNEEMLGLTVDEESPWKRHIDRVLKHVDVERIRARRFRVAIDGVNGAGSRMSVWFLEQVLGCELHAIHVDPTKTFPREAEPKPETLGELMALVREHGCDIGFGQDPDGDRLAVCDERAEMIDNDDMLALAVEAALSRATGDVVVNLTTSSVIDEVASRFGVRVYRTAVGEANVVERMRAVKALIGGEGSSGGVIFSGTHLCRDSYMAMALLLDRMAGEGKTLSQMNGALPRFHRYGGKVQFAHGKLGGLMLAMEKAHPQAQLERMDGLKLNLPEGWIHLRASNTEPILRVAVESKDAARAKQLFDQSMTLLRS from the coding sequence ATGCGTGAGCACAAACTGAAGGTGGGCGTCTCGGGGGTGCGTGGCGTTGTGGGTGAGTTCCTCACCCCGCTGCTGGCGGCAGACTTTGCCCAAGCTTTTGGAACCTATGTCGGTCATGGCCGGGTGGTGGTGGGCCGCGATACTCGCTTCACTGGCCCGATGATCGAGCATGCCGTAGTTTGCGGGTTACTGGCCGCGGGCTGCGAAGTGGTTCGTGTCGGAGTGCAGACTACGCCGACCATCCAGATCTATGTCGCCGAGACGGGCGCCGTGGGCGGCATCGGCATCACCGCCTCGCACAATCCGGCTGAGTGGAATGCGCTCAAGCTCTTCAATGGCGATGGGCTGTTCTTCAATCATTACGAACGCACCGAGTTGCTCGATCTGTTCCACCAGAGCGATTTTACGGAGGCGACAAACGAGGAGATGCTGGGGCTCACGGTGGATGAAGAAAGCCCCTGGAAGCGTCACATCGATCGTGTTTTGAAGCATGTCGATGTGGAGCGCATTCGTGCCCGGCGCTTCCGTGTGGCGATTGATGGCGTCAATGGCGCAGGCTCGCGGATGAGTGTTTGGTTTCTCGAACAAGTGCTGGGCTGCGAGCTGCACGCGATTCATGTGGACCCGACAAAGACCTTCCCGCGCGAGGCCGAGCCGAAGCCGGAAACGCTCGGCGAATTGATGGCGCTGGTGCGGGAGCATGGTTGCGACATCGGCTTCGGCCAGGACCCGGACGGCGACCGCCTCGCGGTTTGCGATGAGCGGGCCGAAATGATCGATAACGATGACATGCTCGCCCTCGCGGTAGAAGCGGCGCTGTCGCGCGCCACTGGCGATGTGGTTGTGAATCTCACCACCTCGAGTGTCATCGATGAGGTGGCCTCCCGCTTTGGCGTGCGCGTATATCGCACGGCGGTGGGCGAAGCGAATGTGGTGGAGCGGATGCGCGCCGTCAAGGCTCTGATTGGCGGTGAAGGTTCGAGCGGTGGCGTGATCTTTTCGGGCACGCATCTTTGCCGGGATAGCTATATGGCGATGGCCCTGCTTCTCGATCGCATGGCCGGCGAAGGCAAGACCCTCAGCCAGATGAACGGCGCGCTGCCGCGCTTTCATCGCTATGGCGGCAAGGTGCAATTCGCACACGGCAAGTTGGGTGGCTTGATGCTGGCGATGGAGAAGGCGCACCCACAGGCGCAACTCGAGCGTATGGACGGACTGAAGCTGAATCTGCCGGAGGGTTGGATTCATCTGCGCGCCTCCAATACGGAGCCCATTCTGCGTGTCGCGGTGGAAAGCAAAGATGCGGCGCGGGCCAAACAGCTTTTTGACCAATCGATGACGCTGCTGCGCTCTTGA
- a CDS encoding RNA polymerase sigma factor — protein MTAPRPLQAVLIAEPKRAETVPDLRQLYAHLHPRLYRFGLAFSGSESRAAEAIQEAFLDLIRNPGLFNPSRGSAQAFLYGVVRNRLRSSRRNEREEPLEDDNAADGDLLLHLEREQRIHAVRDAILSLPEHYREVVLLCEIEECSYEDAAAALDIAIGTVRSRLSRAKQQLKLRLRQFEGEIR, from the coding sequence ATGACTGCTCCGCGTCCATTACAGGCAGTGCTGATCGCGGAACCCAAACGAGCCGAAACCGTCCCCGACCTACGGCAGCTCTACGCGCATCTGCACCCGCGCCTGTACCGCTTCGGACTTGCTTTTTCCGGATCGGAATCGCGCGCGGCGGAGGCAATTCAGGAGGCTTTTCTCGATCTGATTCGCAACCCCGGGCTCTTTAATCCGTCGCGGGGGAGCGCGCAGGCTTTTCTCTACGGCGTGGTCCGGAATCGGTTGCGGTCGTCGCGGCGCAATGAGCGGGAGGAGCCGCTCGAGGACGACAACGCTGCTGACGGCGACTTGCTCCTGCATCTCGAAAGAGAACAGCGCATCCATGCGGTTCGCGATGCCATCTTGTCTCTGCCGGAACACTATCGCGAGGTCGTGTTGCTTTGTGAAATTGAAGAGTGCAGTTATGAGGATGCTGCGGCTGCTCTTGACATTGCCATTGGTACGGTTCGCTCCCGGCTGAGCCGCGCTAAACAACAATTGAAACTTCGTCTGAGGCAATTTGAAGGAGAGATCCGATGA
- a CDS encoding AsmA family protein encodes MNQKLRIGLAVLVGIPLLAGGALLFLVSPEKMKPVVEAQLSEALQRPASMEALSFHLFPPNFRATGLSIADDPNFSKTPFLQAASVEIIPKFLPLLTGKVEIESVIVTKPAIELIQNAAKRWNYQSIGAKTNDSSPSAVVLGRLAIEQAQVGVTQPGKKREEYSQLSAEARDYAEGKPFGLRVSATLPKGGAISIDGRIAMAKSKTVIDDMTFSLASLKGKINGEMVGEALHLEIEVPKSPIADLAPLFLPKGMSVQGDVVAKIQAQGGLENPVLNGRINVSGFEVSGGDIKQPVKTAKLVLDLTPERITLEPANVSSGSTQIQTYGVVTKYATAPVVEATLIAPNAQVAELLAIARAYGVSAVDGISSTGQAKLQVRVHGSVRDLQFAGSGSLRDANLQLPQLTKAVTIRNTDFKFESNAAALTGIDASIGSTTARGEMRIANFAQPSLSFQLNADQLRLNEMLSLLKESGGKPGTTPSKLTADGSLNIGSLEMSDLKLSQVSSRMEYRDRQMTLNPLNATVYGGKHSGNMTIDMKATPAVYTLVSKLDKIESGQLLGATTGLKSIVSGPMSANLNLRFTPADAVQMARSLNGNLSVKFDQGKIASFNLTNELALIAKFLGFQKGAESFTQFLGINGDLAIVNGAATTQNLKMDLANLTAALTGSMNLADQTLDLKLMSILDKRFSETVGGAKVGGFMTAAMANGAGNLMIPASIKGSFAHPVITPDPGAIAKMKLQSFSPKDPKQMMENVNSILDLFKKKP; translated from the coding sequence ATGAATCAGAAACTTAGGATCGGGCTGGCGGTGCTGGTGGGGATACCGCTACTGGCGGGAGGGGCACTACTTTTCTTGGTGAGTCCCGAAAAGATGAAGCCCGTGGTGGAAGCGCAGTTGTCAGAAGCATTGCAGCGGCCAGCCAGCATGGAAGCCCTGAGTTTTCATCTGTTTCCTCCCAATTTTCGGGCCACAGGCCTGAGCATTGCCGATGATCCCAACTTTTCGAAGACGCCTTTTCTGCAGGCAGCTTCTGTTGAGATCATCCCGAAGTTCCTGCCGCTGCTCACAGGCAAGGTCGAGATCGAGAGCGTGATCGTGACAAAGCCAGCGATTGAGTTGATTCAGAATGCCGCTAAGCGTTGGAACTACCAGTCGATTGGAGCGAAGACAAATGACAGCAGCCCAAGCGCAGTGGTCCTGGGGCGGCTCGCCATCGAGCAGGCGCAAGTCGGGGTCACGCAGCCAGGAAAGAAGCGAGAAGAGTATTCCCAGCTCTCCGCTGAGGCCCGCGACTATGCAGAAGGCAAGCCCTTCGGACTCCGCGTGTCAGCCACCCTGCCCAAGGGAGGTGCGATTTCGATCGACGGACGCATTGCGATGGCCAAGAGCAAAACCGTGATCGACGATATGACCTTCTCACTTGCTTCGCTAAAGGGCAAGATCAACGGCGAGATGGTTGGCGAGGCGCTTCATCTGGAGATCGAGGTGCCCAAGTCTCCCATCGCCGATCTGGCCCCGTTATTCCTCCCGAAAGGAATGAGCGTCCAGGGAGACGTGGTGGCAAAGATCCAGGCCCAAGGCGGCCTCGAAAACCCGGTGCTCAATGGCCGCATCAACGTCAGCGGTTTTGAAGTCTCAGGCGGCGATATCAAGCAACCCGTGAAAACCGCAAAGCTCGTGCTCGACCTGACCCCGGAACGAATCACGCTGGAGCCTGCAAATGTCAGTAGCGGCTCAACGCAGATCCAGACCTATGGCGTGGTGACGAAGTATGCAACGGCGCCGGTCGTGGAAGCGACGCTGATTGCCCCGAACGCACAAGTGGCAGAGCTCCTCGCGATTGCCCGCGCTTACGGCGTCTCCGCTGTGGATGGAATCAGTTCTACCGGACAAGCCAAACTCCAAGTGCGCGTGCATGGGTCTGTCCGGGACTTGCAGTTTGCTGGCTCCGGCTCGCTGCGCGACGCGAATCTGCAATTGCCTCAGCTCACCAAGGCAGTGACCATCCGCAACACCGACTTCAAGTTTGAATCGAACGCAGCCGCATTGACGGGAATCGACGCCAGCATCGGCTCGACGACAGCACGTGGGGAGATGCGGATCGCGAACTTTGCGCAGCCCTCCCTCAGCTTCCAACTGAATGCCGACCAACTCCGCCTGAATGAGATGCTGAGCTTGCTCAAAGAAAGCGGCGGCAAACCGGGCACCACACCGTCAAAACTGACAGCAGATGGCTCGCTGAACATCGGCAGCTTAGAGATGTCCGACCTGAAGCTGAGCCAAGTCTCCTCCCGCATGGAATACCGGGATCGTCAGATGACTTTGAACCCTTTGAACGCAACCGTATATGGAGGCAAGCATAGCGGCAACATGACGATCGATATGAAAGCGACTCCTGCCGTCTATACCCTGGTATCGAAGCTCGACAAGATCGAATCGGGCCAACTGCTCGGAGCAACCACTGGATTGAAGAGCATTGTGAGCGGTCCGATGTCTGCAAATCTGAATCTACGCTTCACCCCAGCCGATGCGGTGCAAATGGCCCGCAGTCTCAACGGCAACCTCTCCGTGAAGTTCGATCAGGGCAAGATTGCCAGCTTCAATCTGACCAATGAACTGGCACTGATCGCCAAGTTTCTCGGCTTTCAAAAAGGGGCGGAGAGCTTCACGCAGTTCCTGGGGATCAACGGGGACTTGGCGATTGTGAACGGCGCGGCAACGACGCAGAATTTGAAGATGGATCTGGCCAATCTGACTGCAGCTCTCACCGGCTCGATGAATCTCGCCGATCAGACCCTGGACCTCAAGCTCATGAGCATCCTCGACAAACGCTTCAGCGAGACGGTAGGGGGAGCTAAGGTGGGAGGCTTTATGACGGCAGCGATGGCCAACGGAGCAGGCAATCTGATGATTCCGGCCAGCATCAAGGGCAGCTTCGCGCATCCGGTCATCACTCCGGACCCTGGGGCGATTGCGAAGATGAAGCTACAATCGTTTAGCCCCAAGGATCCGAAGCAAATGATGGAGAATGTGAACTCCATCCTCGACCTGTTCAAGAAGAAACCCTAG
- the thrC gene encoding threonine synthase, whose product MRAYLACFNTVCGAVYPVTEVIYTCPKCGGLLETRYEGPSPEAWTLKQVWRERRMSNHPIDQSGVWRYREMFPFLEEDRHVITLREGNTPILDTVLASSYASVDRIRFKHQGFNPTGSFKDNGMTAGTSQAVRLGMKRVACVSTGNTSASMAAYAVSAGLEPIILIPNGNIAFGKLGQALDYGAKTLQVDANFDQILALVRVLAEKLGIYLLNSVNPFRIEGQKSIVIEMLDQLDWEVPDWIVVPGGNLGNISAFGKGARELYEQGFITRMPKFAVIQAAGASPFYEFMKAPHEHGFTPNTHPETLATAIKIGDPVSWPKAWQTIGAEGVVESVTEQEIADAKAVIGRSGIGCEPASATTLAGVKKLRAAGKIRADESIVAVLTGNVLKDPDYIYRYHTNQLKDPQEQALTGTYANPPVVVANDFAAIAKLLGD is encoded by the coding sequence ATGCGTGCGTATTTAGCCTGCTTCAACACGGTCTGCGGAGCCGTTTACCCCGTCACCGAAGTGATCTACACCTGTCCCAAGTGCGGGGGGCTGCTCGAAACTCGTTATGAAGGGCCGTCGCCGGAGGCCTGGACGCTCAAGCAAGTCTGGCGCGAGCGCAGAATGAGCAATCACCCGATCGACCAGAGCGGGGTGTGGCGTTATCGCGAAATGTTTCCTTTCCTTGAAGAGGATCGGCATGTGATCACCCTCCGTGAGGGAAACACTCCGATTCTCGATACCGTGCTCGCCTCCAGCTATGCCAGCGTCGATCGGATTCGATTCAAGCACCAGGGCTTCAATCCGACGGGCAGTTTTAAGGACAACGGGATGACGGCAGGCACTTCACAGGCCGTCCGGCTGGGCATGAAGCGTGTGGCCTGCGTCTCTACGGGCAATACCAGCGCTTCGATGGCCGCTTATGCGGTGTCGGCGGGGCTGGAACCGATTATCCTGATCCCGAACGGCAACATCGCATTCGGCAAGCTGGGGCAGGCGCTGGATTATGGTGCGAAGACCTTGCAGGTGGATGCGAACTTCGATCAGATTCTGGCCTTGGTTCGTGTTCTTGCGGAGAAGCTTGGGATTTATCTGTTAAATAGCGTGAATCCCTTCCGCATCGAAGGCCAGAAGTCGATCGTCATTGAAATGCTGGATCAGCTCGATTGGGAAGTTCCCGATTGGATCGTTGTCCCCGGCGGCAATCTCGGCAACATCAGCGCTTTCGGCAAGGGCGCGCGGGAGTTGTACGAGCAAGGCTTTATCACACGGATGCCGAAGTTCGCGGTCATTCAGGCTGCGGGTGCGAGCCCCTTCTATGAATTCATGAAGGCGCCTCACGAGCATGGTTTTACGCCGAATACGCACCCCGAAACGCTGGCCACTGCCATTAAGATTGGCGACCCGGTCTCCTGGCCGAAAGCCTGGCAGACCATCGGTGCCGAGGGCGTGGTGGAGAGTGTCACCGAGCAGGAGATTGCCGACGCAAAGGCCGTCATTGGCCGCTCCGGCATTGGTTGCGAACCGGCGAGCGCGACGACGCTGGCCGGGGTCAAGAAGCTGCGGGCCGCTGGCAAGATCCGCGCAGACGAGTCGATCGTCGCCGTGCTGACCGGCAACGTGCTGAAGGACCCCGACTACATTTACCGCTACCACACCAATCAGTTGAAGGACCCGCAGGAGCAAGCGCTCACCGGCACCTATGCAAACCCGCCGGTCGTTGTCGCAAACGACTTTGCTGCGATCGCCAAGCTCCTGGGAGACTAG
- a CDS encoding MDR/zinc-dependent alcohol dehydrogenase-like family protein translates to MIAVHIASGKLSVIDTPKPKVKAGHALLRLRLAGICNTDLELLRGYYGFSGIPGHEFVADVMTGRLKGKRVVGEINLACGRCDFCQSGMGRHCAKRSVLGIVRHPGAFAEYLTLPEENLLTVPAALADEEAVFTEPLAAACEILEQVRFAKGAEVAVLGDGKLGLLIAQVLQLAGLRVDLFGRNQPKMDLLRPLGVNGKLVSRIHPRLPQSLYQYVIDATGSTAGLEAAMQMVRPRGTIVMKSTVAGKLTLDTAPLIVNEISLVGSRCGRFSKALKLLKTGDLILQGMITERKKLSEAVAGFQAAEQPGALKVLLEP, encoded by the coding sequence ATGATCGCCGTACACATTGCCTCCGGAAAATTGAGTGTGATCGACACCCCCAAGCCCAAAGTAAAAGCGGGCCACGCGCTGCTGCGCTTGCGGCTGGCTGGCATCTGCAACACAGATCTCGAACTGCTGCGGGGCTACTACGGATTCTCTGGGATTCCGGGCCATGAATTCGTTGCCGACGTCATGACCGGCCGCCTGAAGGGGAAGCGCGTCGTCGGAGAGATCAATCTGGCTTGCGGCCGCTGCGACTTCTGCCAAAGCGGCATGGGCCGGCATTGCGCCAAACGGAGCGTGCTCGGAATCGTAAGGCATCCAGGCGCTTTTGCCGAGTATCTGACGCTTCCAGAAGAAAACTTGCTCACAGTGCCAGCTGCGCTCGCCGATGAGGAAGCTGTATTCACAGAACCGCTCGCGGCAGCTTGCGAAATTCTGGAGCAGGTGAGATTTGCGAAAGGGGCAGAAGTTGCGGTGCTCGGAGATGGAAAGCTGGGATTGTTAATCGCACAAGTCTTGCAGCTCGCCGGGTTGCGGGTCGATTTGTTCGGCAGGAACCAGCCTAAGATGGACCTCCTAAGGCCTTTGGGGGTAAACGGGAAACTCGTGTCTCGAATTCACCCTAGACTTCCCCAAAGCCTCTACCAGTACGTCATAGATGCGACCGGATCCACAGCCGGGCTGGAAGCCGCCATGCAGATGGTGCGTCCCCGGGGCACGATCGTCATGAAGTCGACGGTTGCCGGCAAGCTGACCCTCGATACGGCGCCTCTGATCGTGAACGAAATTTCACTCGTAGGGTCCCGCTGCGGCCGTTTCTCCAAGGCCCTAAAACTACTGAAGACAGGGGACTTGATTCTACAAGGAATGATTACGGAAAGGAAGAAATTGAGCGAGGCGGTGGCTGGATTTCAAGCCGCGGAACAGCCTGGAGCCCTGAAGGTGCTCCTCGAACCCTAG